The following are from one region of the Mycolicibacterium diernhoferi genome:
- the gcvP gene encoding aminomethyl-transferring glycine dehydrogenase has protein sequence MSDQFQSRFADRHIGPDADAIATMLGVIGVDSLDELAVKALPTGILDAVGADGLAPGLDQLPPPATEEQALAELRALADSNTVAVSMIGQGYFDTLTPPVLKRNILENPAWYTAYTPYQPEISQGRLEALLNFQTMVSDLTGMDVANASMLDEGTAAAEAMTLMHRAVKGPSKRLAVDVDVYTQTAAVIATRAEPLGIEVITADLREGLPEGDFFGVIVQLPGASGRVTDWSGLVDQAHERGALVAVGADLLAATLITPPGEFGADVAFGTTQRFGVPMGFGGPHAGYLAVHTKHARQLPGRLVGVSKDSDGADAYRLSLQTREQHIRRDKATSNICTAQVLLAVIAAMYASYHGAAGLTAIARRVHRHAATIAAALGDSLVHPAYFDTVLARVPGRADDIVAAAKAAGINLWRVDADHVSVSCDEATTDEHVAAVLDAFGVTPAAAPESTIATRTSEFLTHPAFHLYRTETSMMRYLRALADKDIALDRSMIPLGSCTMKLNAAAEMEPITWAEFAKQHPFAPASDNPGLRRLIADLQTWLTAITGYDEISLQPNAGSQGEYAGLLAIEAYHRANGDTNRDVCLIPSSAHGTNAASAALVGMRVVVVGCRANGDVDLDDLRAKVAEHADRLAALMITYPSTHGVYEHDVAEICAAVHDAGGQVYVDGANLNALVGLARPGRFGGDVSHLNLHKTFCIPHGGGGPGVGPVAVRSHLAPYLPGHPLADELGDKYTVSAAPYGSASILPITWTYIRMMGATGLRAASLTAIASANYVARRLDEYFPVLYTGENGMVAHECILDLNGITKATGVTVDDVAKRLADFGFHAPTMSFPVAGTLMVEPTESESLAEVDAFCEAMIAIRAEIDKVGSGEWPADDNPLRGAPHTAESLLVADWSHPYTREQAAYPLGKGFRAKVWPPVRRIDAAYGDRNLVCSCPPVTAFA, from the coding sequence GTGTCCGACCAGTTCCAGTCGCGTTTCGCCGACCGCCACATCGGGCCCGACGCCGATGCCATCGCCACCATGCTGGGCGTCATCGGCGTCGATTCCCTCGATGAACTGGCGGTCAAGGCGCTGCCGACCGGCATCCTCGACGCGGTGGGCGCCGACGGGCTGGCACCGGGGCTGGATCAGCTGCCGCCGCCGGCCACCGAGGAGCAGGCGCTCGCCGAGCTGCGCGCACTGGCCGACTCCAACACCGTGGCGGTGTCGATGATCGGGCAGGGCTACTTCGACACGCTGACCCCGCCGGTGCTCAAGCGCAACATCTTGGAGAACCCGGCCTGGTACACCGCGTACACGCCGTACCAGCCCGAGATCAGCCAGGGACGCCTGGAGGCGCTGCTGAACTTCCAGACCATGGTGAGCGACCTGACCGGGATGGACGTCGCCAACGCCTCGATGCTCGACGAGGGCACCGCCGCCGCCGAGGCCATGACGCTCATGCACCGCGCGGTCAAGGGCCCGTCCAAGCGGCTGGCCGTGGACGTCGACGTGTACACCCAGACCGCCGCCGTCATCGCGACCCGCGCCGAACCGCTCGGCATCGAGGTGATCACGGCCGACCTGCGCGAGGGCCTGCCCGAGGGTGATTTCTTCGGCGTCATCGTGCAGTTGCCGGGCGCCAGCGGACGTGTCACCGACTGGTCGGGTCTGGTCGACCAGGCGCACGAACGTGGCGCGCTGGTCGCCGTCGGCGCCGACCTGCTGGCCGCGACGCTGATCACCCCGCCGGGAGAGTTCGGCGCCGACGTGGCCTTCGGCACCACCCAACGTTTCGGTGTGCCAATGGGATTCGGTGGACCGCACGCCGGGTACCTGGCCGTACACACCAAGCATGCCCGCCAGTTGCCGGGCCGGCTGGTCGGGGTGTCCAAGGACAGCGATGGCGCGGACGCCTATCGCCTGAGCCTGCAGACCCGCGAGCAGCACATCCGCCGGGACAAGGCGACCAGCAACATCTGCACCGCGCAGGTGCTGCTGGCCGTCATCGCCGCCATGTACGCCAGTTACCACGGCGCCGCCGGGTTGACCGCCATCGCCCGCCGCGTGCACCGGCACGCCGCGACGATCGCTGCGGCCCTGGGAGATTCGCTGGTGCACCCGGCCTACTTCGACACCGTGCTGGCCCGGGTGCCCGGCCGCGCCGACGACATCGTGGCCGCGGCCAAGGCCGCCGGCATCAACCTGTGGCGGGTCGACGCCGACCACGTGTCGGTGTCCTGCGACGAGGCCACCACCGATGAGCATGTCGCTGCGGTGCTGGACGCGTTCGGAGTCACCCCGGCGGCGGCGCCGGAATCGACGATCGCCACCCGGACCTCGGAGTTCCTGACGCATCCGGCCTTCCACCTGTACCGCACCGAAACCTCGATGATGCGGTACCTGCGGGCCTTGGCGGACAAGGACATCGCGCTCGACCGCAGCATGATCCCGCTGGGCTCGTGCACGATGAAGCTCAACGCGGCCGCGGAGATGGAGCCGATCACCTGGGCCGAGTTCGCCAAGCAGCACCCGTTCGCGCCGGCATCGGACAACCCGGGGCTGCGCCGGCTGATCGCCGATCTGCAGACCTGGCTGACCGCCATCACCGGCTACGACGAGATCTCGTTGCAGCCCAACGCCGGATCGCAGGGCGAGTACGCCGGGCTGCTGGCCATCGAGGCCTACCACCGCGCCAATGGCGATACCAACCGGGATGTGTGCCTCATCCCGTCCAGCGCGCACGGCACCAACGCGGCGTCCGCGGCGTTGGTGGGCATGCGGGTGGTGGTGGTCGGCTGCCGCGCCAACGGCGACGTGGACCTCGACGATCTGCGCGCCAAGGTGGCCGAGCACGCCGACCGGTTGGCCGCGCTGATGATCACCTACCCGTCCACACACGGGGTGTACGAGCACGATGTCGCCGAGATCTGTGCGGCCGTGCACGATGCGGGCGGTCAGGTCTACGTCGACGGCGCCAATCTCAACGCGCTCGTCGGACTGGCCCGGCCCGGTCGCTTCGGCGGCGACGTCAGCCACCTGAACCTGCACAAGACGTTCTGCATCCCGCACGGCGGTGGCGGTCCCGGGGTCGGGCCGGTCGCGGTGCGCAGCCACCTCGCGCCCTACCTGCCCGGGCATCCGCTGGCCGATGAACTCGGTGACAAGTACACCGTGTCGGCCGCCCCGTACGGTTCGGCGTCGATCCTGCCGATCACCTGGACCTACATCCGGATGATGGGCGCGACGGGTCTGCGGGCGGCCTCGCTGACCGCGATCGCCTCGGCGAACTATGTGGCCCGCCGGCTCGACGAGTACTTCCCGGTGCTCTACACCGGCGAGAACGGCATGGTCGCCCACGAATGCATCCTGGATCTCAACGGAATCACCAAGGCCACCGGGGTCACCGTCGATGATGTGGCAAAACGACTGGCGGACTTCGGTTTCCACGCGCCGACGATGAGCTTCCCGGTGGCGGGAACCTTGATGGTGGAGCCCACCGAGAGTGAAAGCCTGGCCGAGGTCGACGCGTTCTGCGAGGCCATGATCGCCATCCGCGCCGAGATCGACAAGGTCGGGTCGGGGGAGTGGCCGGCGGACGACAATCCGCTGCGCGGCGCCCCGCACACCGCGGAATCGCTGTTGGTGGCCGATTGGTCGCACCCGTAC
- a CDS encoding M20 family metallopeptidase: MTSKALAQGYLTRNWELVRGISTRLHADPEIAWQEVRAHRMLTDLLDGQGFSVDRRAAGLETAFHARAGDGPLHIAFIAEYDALPGLGHACGHNLIAASAVGAALMVRAAGDTGITVHVIGTPAEEGGGGKIGMLEAGEFDGLDAALMMHPGPVDAPRAEPLAVAHWRVSYRGVSAHAGAYPHLGVNAADAFTVAQVAIGLLRQQLPSTTRVHGVVTDAGTAPNAIPDSATGRWYVRARTLAELAGIERRIRDCFAAGALGTGCELEIELESPPYAEFRTDEDLLDLFIANAAELGRDMLAEPAEGAAAMRTASTDMGNVSQVVRAIHPYLGIGSLPAVNHQREFADAAVGPQAEAALRDGATALAWTALDLAGR; encoded by the coding sequence GTGACCTCTAAAGCCCTCGCCCAGGGGTACCTGACGCGCAACTGGGAGCTGGTGCGCGGCATCAGCACCCGGTTGCACGCCGATCCCGAGATCGCCTGGCAGGAGGTGCGGGCTCACCGGATGCTGACCGACCTGCTCGACGGGCAGGGGTTCAGCGTCGACCGCCGGGCCGCCGGACTGGAGACCGCGTTCCACGCCCGCGCCGGCGACGGGCCGCTGCACATCGCCTTCATCGCCGAGTACGACGCGCTACCGGGCCTCGGGCACGCCTGCGGGCACAACCTGATCGCCGCGTCCGCGGTCGGCGCGGCGCTGATGGTGCGCGCCGCCGGCGACACCGGTATCACCGTGCACGTCATCGGCACCCCGGCCGAGGAGGGCGGCGGCGGCAAGATCGGCATGCTGGAGGCCGGCGAGTTCGACGGCCTGGACGCGGCCCTGATGATGCACCCCGGCCCTGTCGACGCCCCGCGCGCCGAACCGCTGGCGGTCGCGCATTGGCGGGTCTCCTACCGCGGCGTCAGCGCGCACGCCGGGGCCTACCCGCACCTGGGTGTGAACGCCGCCGACGCGTTCACCGTCGCCCAGGTGGCGATCGGGCTGCTGCGCCAGCAGCTGCCGTCGACCACCCGGGTACACGGGGTGGTGACCGACGCCGGGACGGCACCGAACGCGATCCCGGACTCGGCCACCGGCCGCTGGTATGTGCGGGCCCGCACCCTGGCCGAGCTCGCCGGCATCGAACGCCGCATCCGCGACTGTTTCGCCGCCGGGGCCCTGGGGACGGGATGCGAGCTGGAGATCGAGCTGGAGTCCCCGCCGTACGCGGAATTCCGCACCGACGAGGACCTGCTGGACCTGTTCATCGCCAACGCCGCGGAGCTGGGGCGGGACATGCTGGCCGAGCCGGCCGAGGGCGCGGCGGCGATGCGCACCGCGTCGACCGACATGGGCAATGTGTCCCAGGTGGTGCGGGCGATCCACCCGTATCTGGGCATCGGGTCGCTGCCTGCGGTGAACCATCAGCGGGAATTCGCCGACGCCGCGGTGGGCCCGCAGGCCGAGGCCGCGCTGCGTGACGGGGCGACTGCGCTGGCGTGGACGGCGCTGGATCTGGCCGGGCGGTAG